From Micromonospora echinospora, one genomic window encodes:
- a CDS encoding D-Ala-D-Ala carboxypeptidase family metallohydrolase, protein MNRRTTVLRRLGRALTACALAAVASLVGVTVTSSAAQADGCYNWGRTLSSGMSGEDVRQLQIRVSGYPGYGARIAIDGAFGPATRSAVIRFQQAYGLSADGVAGPQTFNQLYALQDDDCTPINFTYAEWNRCNGDWSGGAVSASSARFNALVSMWKLQAMRKALGSVPLYISSGFRSYSCNSAVGGASNSRHLFGDGVDLTGSPSFCRLAQQARNHGFSNILGPGYPGHNDHTHLGNSPSQSWSAPSCGI, encoded by the coding sequence GTGAACCGACGTACCACCGTTCTCCGCCGGCTCGGGCGCGCCCTGACAGCCTGCGCGCTCGCCGCCGTCGCCAGCCTGGTCGGGGTGACCGTGACGAGCAGCGCGGCGCAGGCCGACGGCTGCTACAACTGGGGCCGGACGCTCTCCTCCGGCATGAGCGGCGAGGATGTCCGGCAGCTCCAGATCCGCGTCTCCGGCTACCCCGGCTACGGCGCGCGGATCGCCATCGACGGCGCGTTCGGCCCGGCGACCCGGTCCGCGGTGATCCGCTTCCAGCAGGCGTACGGTCTCTCCGCCGACGGCGTCGCCGGTCCGCAGACCTTCAACCAGCTCTACGCCCTTCAGGACGACGACTGCACCCCGATCAACTTCACCTACGCCGAGTGGAACCGGTGCAACGGCGACTGGTCGGGCGGCGCGGTCTCGGCGAGCAGCGCGCGGTTCAACGCGCTGGTCTCGATGTGGAAGCTCCAGGCCATGCGGAAGGCCCTCGGCAGCGTGCCGCTCTACATCAGCAGCGGGTTCCGCAGCTACTCCTGCAACAGCGCGGTCGGTGGGGCGTCCAACAGCCGGCACCTGTTCGGCGACGGGGTGGACCTGACCGGCTCGCCCTCGTTCTGCCGGCTCGCCCAGCAGGCCCGTAACCACGGCTTCAGCAACATCCTCGGCCCCGGCTACCCGGGCCACAACGACCACACCCACCTGGGCAACTCGCCGAGCCAGTCCTGGTCGGCCCCGAGCTGCGGGATCTGA
- the thrS gene encoding threonine--tRNA ligase, translated as MSAPGTPAVADPVVVAAGTTAADAVAAAGLPATGPKAIVVVRDPQGQLRDLDWKPAEETEVEPVSLDSPDGLNVLRHSTAHVLAQAVQDVFPDAKLGIGPPIENGFYYDFDVDKPFQPDDLAKLEKRMQEIVKSGQRFRRRRFASLDEAKAELADEPYKLELIDVKGEGLDSSEVMEVGGGELTIYDNLAAKEEKVCWSDLCRGPHLPNTRLIGAFKLMRSAAAYWRGSEKNPQLQRVYGTAWPTRDELKAYLKLLEEAARRDHRKLGVDLDLFSFPDELGSGLAVFHPKGGIIRREMENYSRIKHEQAGYAFVNTPHITKGNLYEVSGHLDWYADGMFPPMEVEGANYYLKPMNCPMHDLIFRSRGRSYRELPLRMFEFGTVYRYEKSGVVHGLTRVRGMTQDDAHIFCTEEQMAGELKSLLAFVLELLRDYGLDDFYLELSTRNPEKSVGTDENWERATEALRSAAEESGLHLVPDPGGAAFYGPKISVQAKDAIGRTWQMSTIQVDFNLPERFGLEYQAADGTRQRPVMIHRALFGSIERFFGVLTEHYAGAFPAWLAPVQVVGIPIRDEHTDYLRQFVDTLRGQGIRAQVDAGDDRMQKKIRTAQQQKIPFMVIAGDDDVAAGTVSFRYRDGSQRNGVPVDEAVAHVTEVVRSRVNAGPSAA; from the coding sequence GTGTCCGCACCCGGTACCCCCGCAGTGGCCGACCCCGTCGTCGTCGCCGCCGGGACGACGGCGGCCGACGCGGTGGCGGCGGCCGGGCTGCCCGCGACCGGCCCCAAGGCGATCGTGGTGGTCCGTGACCCGCAGGGGCAGCTGCGTGACCTGGACTGGAAGCCGGCCGAGGAGACCGAGGTCGAGCCGGTGAGCCTGGACTCGCCGGACGGGCTGAACGTGTTGCGCCACTCGACCGCGCACGTGCTCGCCCAGGCCGTGCAGGACGTCTTCCCGGACGCGAAGCTCGGCATCGGCCCGCCGATCGAGAACGGCTTCTACTACGACTTCGACGTCGACAAGCCGTTCCAGCCCGACGACCTGGCGAAGCTCGAGAAGCGGATGCAGGAGATCGTCAAGTCCGGGCAGCGCTTCCGGCGGCGGCGCTTCGCCAGCCTCGACGAGGCGAAGGCGGAGCTGGCCGACGAGCCCTACAAGCTGGAGCTGATCGACGTCAAGGGCGAGGGGCTGGACTCCTCCGAGGTGATGGAGGTCGGCGGCGGTGAGCTGACCATCTACGACAACCTCGCCGCCAAGGAGGAGAAGGTCTGCTGGTCGGACCTGTGCCGGGGTCCGCACCTGCCGAACACCCGGTTGATCGGGGCGTTCAAGCTGATGCGCTCGGCCGCCGCGTACTGGCGGGGCAGCGAGAAGAACCCGCAGCTCCAGCGGGTGTACGGCACCGCCTGGCCGACCCGGGACGAGCTCAAGGCGTACCTGAAGCTCCTGGAGGAGGCCGCCCGGCGCGACCACCGCAAGCTCGGGGTGGACCTGGACCTGTTCAGCTTCCCCGACGAGCTGGGGTCGGGGCTGGCGGTCTTCCACCCGAAGGGCGGGATCATCCGTCGGGAGATGGAGAACTACTCGCGGATCAAGCACGAGCAGGCCGGCTACGCGTTCGTCAACACCCCGCACATCACCAAGGGCAACCTGTACGAGGTCTCCGGGCACCTGGACTGGTACGCCGACGGGATGTTCCCGCCCATGGAGGTGGAGGGCGCGAACTATTACCTCAAGCCGATGAACTGCCCCATGCACGACCTGATCTTCCGGTCCCGGGGGCGGTCCTACCGGGAGCTGCCGCTGCGGATGTTCGAGTTCGGCACGGTCTACCGGTACGAGAAGTCCGGTGTGGTGCACGGCCTGACCCGGGTGCGCGGCATGACCCAGGACGACGCGCACATCTTCTGCACCGAGGAGCAGATGGCCGGCGAGCTGAAGTCGCTGCTCGCCTTCGTGCTCGAACTGCTGCGCGACTACGGTCTGGACGACTTCTACCTGGAGCTCTCCACCCGTAACCCGGAGAAGTCGGTCGGCACCGACGAGAACTGGGAGCGGGCCACCGAGGCGCTGCGTTCCGCCGCCGAGGAGTCCGGCCTGCACCTGGTCCCGGACCCGGGCGGCGCGGCGTTCTACGGACCGAAGATCTCGGTGCAGGCCAAGGACGCCATCGGCCGGACCTGGCAGATGTCCACCATCCAGGTCGACTTCAACCTGCCGGAGCGGTTCGGGCTGGAGTACCAGGCCGCCGACGGGACGCGGCAGCGGCCGGTCATGATCCACCGGGCGCTGTTCGGGTCGATCGAGCGGTTCTTCGGGGTGCTCACCGAGCACTACGCGGGCGCGTTCCCGGCCTGGCTGGCCCCGGTGCAGGTGGTCGGCATCCCGATCCGCGACGAGCACACCGACTACCTGCGGCAGTTCGTCGACACGCTGCGCGGGCAGGGGATCCGCGCCCAGGTCGACGCGGGTGACGACCGGATGCAGAAGAAGATCCGGACCGCCCAGCAGCAGAAGATCCCGTTCATGGTGATCGCCGGGGACGACGACGTGGCCGCCGGCACCGTCTCGTTCCGCTACCGGGACGGGTCGCAGCGCAACGGGGTGCCGGTCGACGAGGCGGTGGCGCACGTGACCGAGGTGGTCCGCTCCCGCGTCAACGCCGGCCCGTCGGCCGCCTGA
- a CDS encoding ADP-ribosylglycohydrolase family protein — translation MSFTIFADTRMALARDSLAGLSAGDALGSQYFVPGNTPADLAAGRLPAPPWSWTDDTEMACSVVRALDTAGEIDRDALALAFAERAEPYRGYGPGAVTVLRLIRTGTPWPVAAAAAFEGQGSCGNGAAMRVAPLGAYFADSTSRAAAQARASAEVTHAHPEGIAGAVAVAVAAALAARGRLDGQRPDAARLLAGVAGALDPGGEVHRGVRRAADLRDRSLAEAVDALGNGSRVTAQDTVPFTLWVAARHLADYPAAIRACVEAGGDVDTTAAIVGGVVAAYTGVGVPGGVPADWLAAREPLPAWLD, via the coding sequence ATGTCCTTCACGATCTTCGCCGACACCCGGATGGCGCTCGCCCGGGACAGCCTCGCGGGGCTCTCGGCCGGCGACGCGCTCGGCTCCCAGTACTTCGTACCCGGAAACACCCCGGCCGATCTGGCCGCCGGTCGACTCCCCGCCCCGCCCTGGTCGTGGACCGACGACACCGAGATGGCCTGCTCCGTGGTGCGCGCCCTGGACACTGCGGGGGAGATCGACCGGGACGCCCTGGCCCTGGCCTTCGCCGAGCGCGCCGAGCCGTACCGGGGGTACGGGCCCGGAGCGGTCACCGTCCTGCGGCTGATCCGTACCGGCACCCCGTGGCCGGTGGCCGCCGCTGCCGCGTTCGAGGGGCAGGGATCCTGCGGCAACGGGGCGGCGATGCGGGTCGCCCCGCTGGGCGCGTACTTCGCCGACTCCACCTCCCGTGCCGCCGCCCAGGCCCGGGCGTCGGCCGAGGTCACCCACGCCCATCCCGAGGGGATCGCCGGCGCGGTGGCGGTCGCCGTCGCCGCCGCGCTGGCCGCCCGGGGCCGCCTCGACGGGCAACGGCCGGACGCCGCCCGCCTGCTCGCCGGGGTCGCCGGGGCCCTCGACCCGGGCGGCGAGGTGCACCGGGGCGTCCGTCGGGCGGCCGACCTGCGGGACCGGTCGCTGGCCGAGGCGGTCGACGCGCTCGGCAACGGCTCCCGGGTCACCGCCCAGGACACGGTGCCGTTCACCCTCTGGGTGGCCGCCCGGCACCTGGCCGACTACCCGGCGGCGATCCGCGCGTGCGTCGAGGCCGGCGGCGACGTGGACACCACGGCGGCGATCGTCGGGGGCGTCGTCGCCGCGTACACCGGGGTCGGTGTGCCCGGCGGGGTGCCCGCCGACTGGCTGGCCGCCCGCGAGCCGCTGCCGGCCTGGCTCGACTGA
- a CDS encoding response regulator transcription factor has protein sequence MATVLLVEDDHVVRGAMLRSLSDRGHAVHAVGTALEALRRVAAETPDLVVLDLGLPDLDGSDALRMLRGITDVPIIIATARDDEQSVVRLLRAGADDYMVKPFTGAHLDARITTVLRRVGRASRSIQPVVHTVGGLRVDVGERSAHLDGEPLALTRKEFDLLAYLAARPGRVVSRRELLEEVWRQPSVGEDQTIDVHLYWLRRKMGESAAKPRYLRTVRGVGFRLVAPD, from the coding sequence GTGGCCACCGTGCTTTTGGTCGAAGATGACCATGTCGTCCGCGGCGCGATGCTGCGTTCCCTGTCCGACCGGGGGCACGCCGTGCACGCGGTCGGCACGGCGCTGGAGGCGCTGCGCCGGGTCGCCGCCGAGACGCCGGACCTGGTCGTCCTCGACCTGGGCCTGCCCGACCTCGACGGCTCCGACGCGCTGCGGATGCTGCGCGGGATCACCGACGTCCCGATCATCATCGCCACCGCCCGGGACGACGAGCAGTCGGTGGTCCGGCTGCTGCGCGCCGGCGCGGACGACTACATGGTGAAGCCCTTCACCGGCGCGCACCTGGACGCCCGGATCACCACGGTCCTGCGCCGGGTCGGGCGGGCCAGCCGCAGCATCCAGCCGGTGGTGCACACCGTCGGCGGGCTCCGGGTGGACGTGGGCGAGCGCAGCGCCCACCTCGACGGGGAGCCGCTGGCGCTGACCCGCAAGGAGTTCGACCTGCTGGCCTATCTGGCGGCGCGTCCCGGGCGGGTAGTGTCCCGCCGGGAACTCCTGGAGGAAGTATGGCGTCAGCCGTCGGTCGGCGAGGACCAGACCATCGACGTTCATCTGTATTGGCTACGTCGAAAGATGGGCGAGTCCGCGGCGAAGCCGCGCTACCTGCGCACCGTGCGGGGGGTGGGCTTCCGGCTGGTGGCACCGGACTGA
- a CDS encoding sensor histidine kinase, giving the protein MGTLVALAFLIPLGTTMQDRAREEALADAARRAALVTGTLAVSTKVDDVARAVEATGGDPATRPVVHGLGGDPGGRADQADVARAGLERHSLVVDVPGGLVRLDPVVLGDQVAVVEVFVPASTTSGGGTRTWLLLGGVAVALVGAAVVVVDRVAARTADAARGLVRAAGAIGEGELAVRIEPSGPRELAEAGYAFNRMADRLVAARTDERELVADLSHRLRTPLTVLRLDAEALDSDDTSVGTFSEDELDRRRSIRRIRQAIVTLEGEVDVLIKTTRKAVAQETEPAMCDVSEVVRDRMVFWSALAGDQNRPHRVTGAQVRIPAPVPRAELAAALDAVIGNVFRYTPQGTAFEVALSRRDGYVALRIDDAGPGIADPDRALRRGASDQGSTGLGLDIARRVALQASGSVSIDRARLGGASVVMLLADPEATPRTVNRFGLVGRMAREREPRGRRRWARPRPSDD; this is encoded by the coding sequence ATGGGCACCCTGGTGGCGCTGGCGTTCCTGATCCCCCTCGGCACGACGATGCAAGACCGGGCCCGGGAGGAGGCGCTGGCCGACGCCGCGCGTCGCGCCGCCCTGGTCACCGGCACCCTCGCGGTCAGCACCAAGGTCGATGACGTCGCCCGCGCCGTGGAGGCGACCGGGGGCGACCCGGCCACCCGACCCGTGGTCCACGGGCTCGGTGGTGACCCCGGCGGCCGGGCCGACCAGGCGGACGTGGCCCGAGCCGGCCTGGAACGGCACTCGCTCGTCGTCGACGTGCCCGGCGGGCTGGTCCGGCTGGACCCGGTGGTCCTCGGCGACCAGGTCGCGGTGGTCGAGGTCTTCGTGCCGGCGTCGACGACCTCGGGCGGCGGCACCCGCACCTGGCTCCTGCTCGGCGGGGTGGCCGTGGCCCTGGTGGGCGCGGCGGTCGTCGTGGTCGACCGGGTCGCCGCCCGCACCGCCGACGCGGCCCGGGGCCTGGTCCGGGCCGCCGGCGCGATCGGCGAAGGCGAGTTGGCGGTACGGATCGAGCCCAGCGGTCCGCGCGAACTGGCCGAGGCCGGCTACGCCTTCAACCGGATGGCCGACCGGCTGGTCGCCGCCCGCACCGACGAACGGGAACTGGTGGCCGACCTGTCGCACCGGCTGCGCACCCCGCTGACCGTGCTGCGGCTGGACGCCGAGGCGCTCGACTCCGACGACACCAGCGTCGGCACGTTCAGCGAGGACGAGCTGGACCGGCGACGGAGCATCCGGCGGATCCGGCAGGCGATCGTCACCCTCGAGGGCGAGGTGGACGTCCTGATCAAGACCACCCGCAAGGCGGTCGCCCAGGAGACCGAACCGGCGATGTGCGACGTCAGCGAGGTGGTCCGGGACCGGATGGTGTTCTGGTCGGCGCTGGCCGGGGACCAGAACCGGCCACACCGGGTGACCGGGGCGCAGGTGCGCATCCCGGCGCCGGTGCCCCGGGCGGAACTGGCCGCCGCGCTCGACGCGGTGATCGGCAACGTCTTCCGCTACACCCCGCAGGGCACCGCGTTCGAGGTGGCGCTCTCCCGCCGGGACGGCTACGTGGCGCTGCGCATCGACGACGCCGGCCCGGGGATCGCCGACCCCGACCGGGCGCTACGGCGGGGAGCCAGCGACCAGGGCTCCACCGGTCTCGGGCTGGACATCGCCCGGCGGGTCGCGTTGCAGGCCAGCGGGTCGGTCAGCATCGACCGGGCCCGGCTGGGCGGAGCCAGCGTGGTGATGCTGCTGGCCGATCCGGAGGCGACGCCCCGAACGGTCAACCGTTTCGGGTTGGTCGGCCGGATGGCCCGGGAACGGGAGCCCCGGGGCCGTCGTCGCTGGGCCCGTCCCCGCCCGTCGGACGACTGA
- a CDS encoding adenosine deaminase — MTDLPSFIAGLPKVELHVHHVGSASPRIVAELAARHEGRSPVPADPEALAAYFEFRDFAHFIEVYLSVVDLVRDDTDVWILTHEVARELARQQVRYAELTITPYSHVRRGIPAPAFCEAIEDARKRAEADFGIELRWCFDIPGEAGLPAAEETLRIALDQRPDGLISFGLGGPEIGVPRPQFKPYFDQARAAGLRSAPHAGETTGPQTVWDALRDLGAERIGHGISAAQDPELLAHLAQHRIALEVCPTSNLRTRAVASLDEHPLGRLVEAGVLVTINSDDPPMFGTTLNDEYAVAARLLELDAAGVAGLARDAVTAAFLPEGEKRRLTAEIDAYLTTAAR; from the coding sequence GTGACCGACCTGCCCTCGTTCATCGCCGGACTGCCCAAGGTGGAGCTGCACGTGCACCACGTCGGCTCCGCGTCACCCCGCATCGTCGCCGAGCTGGCCGCCCGGCACGAGGGGCGCAGCCCGGTGCCGGCCGACCCGGAGGCGCTCGCCGCCTACTTCGAGTTCCGCGACTTCGCCCACTTCATCGAGGTCTACCTCAGCGTGGTCGACCTGGTCCGGGACGACACCGACGTCTGGATCCTCACCCACGAGGTGGCCCGGGAACTGGCCCGCCAGCAGGTCCGCTACGCGGAGCTGACCATCACGCCGTACTCGCACGTGCGTCGGGGCATCCCGGCGCCGGCCTTCTGCGAGGCGATCGAGGACGCCCGCAAACGGGCCGAGGCGGACTTCGGCATCGAGCTGCGCTGGTGCTTCGACATCCCGGGCGAGGCCGGGCTGCCGGCAGCCGAGGAGACCCTGCGGATCGCCCTCGACCAGCGTCCGGACGGGCTGATCTCGTTCGGCCTGGGCGGCCCGGAGATCGGCGTGCCCCGACCGCAGTTCAAGCCGTACTTCGACCAGGCGCGGGCGGCCGGGCTGCGCTCCGCTCCGCACGCGGGGGAGACCACCGGCCCGCAGACCGTCTGGGACGCGCTGCGGGACCTGGGCGCGGAGCGGATCGGGCACGGCATCTCCGCCGCGCAGGACCCGGAACTCCTGGCCCACCTCGCGCAACACCGGATCGCGTTGGAGGTCTGCCCCACCTCCAACCTGCGGACCCGGGCCGTGGCGAGTCTCGACGAGCACCCGCTCGGACGCCTCGTCGAGGCCGGGGTGCTGGTCACCATCAACTCCGACGACCCGCCGATGTTCGGCACCACCCTCAACGACGAGTACGCGGTCGCCGCCCGGCTGCTGGAGCTGGACGCGGCGGGGGTGGCCGGGCTGGCCCGCGACGCGGTGACCGCGGCCTTCCTGCCCGAGGGGGAGAAGCGGCGGCTCACCGCCGAGATCGACGCCTACCTGACGACGGCGGCCCGCTGA
- a CDS encoding trans-aconitate 2-methyltransferase, which yields MWDPSSYLRYADERSRPFHDLMARVPARRPRAVVDLGCGPGHLTATLADRWPESRILGIDSSPTMIEQAGRQDTPVTFAVGDLHDWRPGPDVDVLLASAVLQWVPGHQRLLTRWARELPPGASLAVQVPANYDAPSHRTLWAVADQGPWRAELLPLLREAPVRDAVAYAELMADAGCAVDAWETTYVHLLSAPVDADHPVFTWLEGTALRPVRAALDDATWDRFRVALGNRLAEQYPVRHGQVYFPFRRVFFVARTPARAEENL from the coding sequence GTGTGGGATCCGAGCAGCTACCTGCGTTACGCCGACGAGCGGTCCCGCCCCTTCCACGACCTGATGGCCCGCGTCCCGGCGCGCCGCCCCCGGGCCGTGGTCGACCTGGGGTGCGGCCCCGGGCACCTCACCGCGACCCTGGCCGACCGGTGGCCGGAGAGCCGGATCCTCGGCATCGACTCGTCCCCCACGATGATCGAACAGGCCGGACGGCAGGACACGCCGGTCACCTTCGCCGTCGGCGACCTGCACGACTGGCGTCCCGGTCCGGACGTCGACGTGCTGCTCGCCAGCGCGGTGCTCCAGTGGGTGCCCGGCCACCAGCGACTGCTCACCCGCTGGGCGCGGGAGCTGCCGCCCGGCGCCTCGCTGGCGGTGCAGGTGCCCGCCAACTACGACGCCCCCTCGCACCGCACCCTGTGGGCGGTGGCCGACCAGGGGCCGTGGCGGGCCGAACTCCTTCCGCTGCTGCGCGAGGCCCCGGTGCGCGACGCCGTGGCGTACGCCGAGCTGATGGCCGACGCCGGGTGCGCGGTGGACGCCTGGGAGACTACCTACGTGCACCTCCTGTCGGCCCCGGTCGACGCCGACCATCCCGTGTTCACCTGGCTGGAGGGGACGGCCCTGCGCCCGGTCCGGGCCGCCCTGGACGACGCCACCTGGGACCGGTTCCGGGTGGCGCTGGGCAACCGGCTCGCCGAGCAGTACCCGGTCCGGCACGGTCAGGTGTACTTCCCGTTCCGCCGCGTCTTCTTCGTGGCCCGTACCCCTGCCCGCGCCGAGGAGAACCTGTGA
- a CDS encoding cold-shock protein gives MAQGTVKWFNADKGFGFITVDGGGADVFVHFSAIQTSGYRTLEENQRVEFEIAQGQKGPQAEQVRPI, from the coding sequence ATGGCGCAGGGAACCGTGAAGTGGTTCAACGCAGACAAGGGCTTCGGCTTCATCACCGTCGACGGCGGGGGTGCTGACGTGTTCGTCCACTTCTCGGCCATCCAGACCAGCGGCTACCGCACGCTGGAGGAGAACCAGCGGGTGGAGTTCGAGATCGCCCAGGGCCAGAAGGGCCCGCAGGCGGAGCAGGTCCGTCCCATCTGA
- a CDS encoding DUF4235 domain-containing protein — protein sequence MSRGINKAAYKPVGVLLGLAAGAVAGVVFRQVWKMTAGDGEAPSATDEDRGWGEILAAAALQGAIFSAVRAAVDRGGAVGVRRLTGHWPD from the coding sequence GTGAGCAGGGGTATCAACAAGGCCGCGTACAAGCCGGTGGGTGTGCTTCTCGGTCTGGCCGCCGGTGCGGTCGCCGGTGTGGTGTTCCGGCAGGTGTGGAAGATGACCGCAGGGGACGGCGAGGCGCCCAGCGCCACCGACGAGGACCGTGGCTGGGGCGAGATCCTGGCCGCCGCCGCCCTCCAGGGTGCGATCTTCTCGGCGGTGCGGGCGGCGGTCGACCGTGGGGGCGCGGTCGGCGTCCGTCGGCTGACCGGCCACTGGCCGGACTGA
- a CDS encoding DUF3618 domain-containing protein, whose product MTGNGSGDPEALREEIRRTRIELGETVEALAAKVDVKARLRESAEQARGRMREQAGQARERVREQAGQVRSQAAMTMARVRGQAAQTAGTARAQAQGTGTMVRRDPVPWAVVAAGALATVVVLLIVRGRHR is encoded by the coding sequence ATGACGGGCAACGGCAGCGGGGACCCGGAGGCCCTCCGCGAGGAGATCCGACGGACCCGGATCGAACTGGGTGAGACGGTGGAGGCGCTCGCCGCCAAGGTCGACGTCAAGGCGCGGCTGCGTGAGTCGGCCGAGCAGGCCCGGGGGCGGATGCGCGAGCAGGCCGGGCAGGCGCGGGAGCGGGTGCGGGAGCAGGCGGGACAGGTCCGCAGCCAGGCGGCCATGACCATGGCCAGGGTGCGCGGACAGGCCGCGCAGACGGCCGGGACGGCCCGCGCCCAGGCGCAGGGGACCGGCACGATGGTGCGCCGCGACCCGGTGCCGTGGGCGGTGGTCGCGGCCGGCGCGCTGGCGACCGTGGTGGTGTTGTTGATCGTCCGGGGGAGGCACAGGTGA
- a CDS encoding phage holin family protein, with protein sequence MADVANPSTSRARNEPSTAELVQRATEQVSRLVRDELALARAELTEKGKHAGIGVGLFGGGGVLAMYGLGALLTAVVLLLAQVLPAWVAALIVAVVLFALAGILALVGKKQVSQAVPPVPAAAVRSVRADVDTVTAAVRDRGRS encoded by the coding sequence ATGGCTGATGTCGCGAACCCCAGTACGTCCCGGGCCCGCAACGAGCCGTCCACCGCGGAGCTGGTGCAGCGCGCCACGGAGCAGGTCTCCCGACTCGTCCGGGACGAGCTGGCGCTGGCCCGCGCGGAGTTGACCGAGAAGGGCAAGCACGCCGGTATCGGGGTCGGCCTCTTCGGCGGCGGCGGGGTGCTCGCCATGTACGGGCTCGGCGCGCTGCTCACCGCCGTGGTCCTGCTGCTGGCGCAGGTGCTGCCGGCGTGGGTGGCCGCCCTGATCGTGGCCGTGGTGCTCTTCGCGCTGGCGGGGATCCTCGCCCTGGTCGGCAAGAAGCAGGTCAGCCAGGCGGTCCCGCCGGTGCCGGCGGCGGCGGTCCGCAGCGTCCGCGCGGACGTCGACACGGTCACCGCCGCGGTCCGGGACAGGGGGCGGTCATGA
- a CDS encoding DUF1206 domain-containing protein, with translation MSLTHSAQATASRTANSRWLETLARVGFIGYGIVHLLFAWLALQIAFGQSSDDGDQSGALRTLAAQPMGKFLVVAIAVGLLAMAIWQGLEAAAGHRAERGGERVVERLASAGRTVVYLYFAWTAWKVFSDAGSNSADKQEALTGELMTSSGGRWLVGLAGLVLAAIGAGLVIYGLVKRFEKHLKTGEMDARTRKLARRLGMAGYIAKGVAYAIAGILVVVAAVNYDPEKARGLDAALRALREQSYGTILLTLVALGIAAFGAFCFLQSRYRKV, from the coding sequence ATGTCTCTCACCCACAGCGCCCAGGCCACCGCCTCCCGCACCGCGAACAGCCGGTGGCTGGAAACCCTCGCCCGGGTCGGCTTCATCGGCTACGGGATCGTCCACCTCCTCTTCGCCTGGTTGGCGTTGCAGATCGCCTTCGGTCAGTCCTCCGACGACGGAGACCAGTCCGGGGCCCTGCGCACCCTCGCCGCCCAGCCGATGGGCAAGTTCCTCGTTGTCGCGATCGCGGTCGGCCTGCTCGCCATGGCGATCTGGCAGGGGCTCGAAGCCGCCGCCGGGCATCGCGCCGAGCGCGGCGGGGAGCGGGTCGTCGAGCGGCTCGCCTCGGCCGGCCGTACCGTCGTCTACCTCTACTTCGCCTGGACCGCCTGGAAGGTCTTCTCCGACGCCGGCTCCAACAGCGCCGACAAGCAGGAGGCGCTCACCGGCGAGCTGATGACCTCCTCCGGCGGTCGCTGGTTGGTCGGCCTGGCCGGGCTGGTGCTCGCCGCCATCGGGGCGGGCCTGGTCATCTACGGCCTGGTCAAGCGCTTCGAGAAGCACCTGAAGACCGGCGAGATGGATGCCCGCACCCGGAAGTTGGCGCGTCGCCTCGGCATGGCCGGTTACATCGCCAAGGGCGTCGCGTACGCCATCGCCGGCATCTTGGTCGTCGTCGCCGCGGTCAACTACGACCCGGAGAAGGCGCGTGGCCTGGACGCGGCCCTGCGGGCCCTGCGCGAGCAGTCCTACGGCACCATCCTGCTCACCCTCGTCGCGCTCGGCATCGCCGCCTTCGGCGCGTTCTGCTTCCTCCAGTCCCGCTACCGCAAGGTGTGA